GCCACGCAGCACCTTCCGGCGCGTCATGACCACGGGTTCGGGGTTCTTCTTGGCGTCGTTGCTCATCCAGGTCCTCCTGAGTGCCGGTCCGGTTCGCCCACGATTCAGGGCGTGACCGACGTTCTCGCGGAAAGACCTTAAGGAAATCGTAAGCCCTACGAGCCGGGCGCCAGCTCCTTCAGCAGGTCGCCCAGCTTCTCCAGCGCGAGCCGCGCCCGGGTCTTCACGGTGCCGAGAGGGTCGCCCGTGCGCTCCGCTATCTCCCGCTGGGACAGCCCCTCGAAGTAGGCCAACTCCACCACCTCGCGCTGCTCGGCGGGCAGCTGCTTCAGTGCCGCGAGCACCCGCTTGCGGTGCTGCCCCTGCGCGCTCGCCTCGTCCGGCGCCTGCGGGGTGGCGCTCACGGGAGGCGGCTGGTGGGTCGCGCCCTCCACCGTTCGCGCCGCCGTGCCCATGGAGCGCAGGCGGTCGATGGCGCGCGTCCGGGCGATGGTGGTCACCCAGGTCTCCAGGCCGCCGCGGTCCGGGTCGAACTCGCGCGCGCGCCGCCACACGTCCAGGAAGACCTCCTGCAGCACCTCCTCCGCATCCGCGCGGGAGGGCAGCAGCCGCAAGGTGACGGCGAAGGCCTTCGCGCCACAGCGCGCGTACACCTCTCGCATCGCCGCGCCGCTGCCCAGGGCCACCTGCTGGAGGAGGGCCTTGTCAGCCGCCGGGTCGCTTGCTCGGGGGACGGAGGGGGGGGAAGGCGCCATTTAGCTCCCGGATACCGCATCCAACGGGGCACAGCACAGCTTCAAGTAACACGGTGGGCGCCTTCACCGCCCATCCCTAACGTTGACGAGCCAACGCGGCCAATGCGGAAGCCGTCCTGAATCAACGTCCCCCGCGATACGCCGCCCGGTCGAACCCAACCCAAGACCTATAAGGGCCGCAGCCGATATGACCGAACGAATCGGAAGCGTGTTCATCGAGGGAGTCAAACCCGAGCTGGACGCGGGCCGCTACGCCGTCAAGCGCGTCGCCGGGGAGAGTCTCACCGTCAGGGCCGATGTCTTCAAGGAAGGCCATGACGTCCTGGTCGCCGTCGTCCGCTGGCGTCAGGTCACCCCCAGGACACAACAGACGGACTGGCGGGAGGTGCCCATGCGATTCCTGGGCAACGACCTCTGGGAAGCCGAGTTCCCGCTCGCCCACAATGGCCGCTACCAGTACACGATTGAAGCCTGGCCAGATCTCTTCCGCACCTGGGCGTCCGAGCTGAAGCGGAAGGTCGACGCGGGCCGGGATGTGAAGAGCGAGCTGTTGGAGGGCGCCGCCCTGCTGGAGGGCGCCGTCACCCGCGCCCGCCCCGCCAGCGAGGCCGACGCGCGGGTGCTGGCCGAAGCCGCCGTCCGCCTGCGCGGCCCCGCCGAGCCGGAGCTCATCGCCGTGGCGCTCGCGCCCGAGCTGGCCGCCATCGCCTCCACGTACCCCGACCGCACCCTGGCGAAGCGCTACGACAAGGTGCTGGACGTCTTCGCGGACCGGGAGAAGGCCCGCTTCGGCGCCTGGTACGAGTTCTTCCCCCGCTCGGCGAAGCGCGACGGGAAGACGCACGCCACCTTCAAGGACGCCGAGGAGTGGCTGCCGTACATCCAGCGGCTCGGCTTCGACGTCATCTACCTGCCCCCCATCCACCCCATCGGCCGCACGGCGCGCAAGGGGAAGAACAACAGCCTCAAGGCGGGCGCGGACGACGTGGGCAGTCCGTGGGCCATCGGTGCCACGGAGGGGGGCCACAAGGCGGTGCACCCCGCACTGGGCACCCTGGACGACTTCCGCCGCTTCGTGGACGCCGCCCAGCGACACGGCATCGAGGTGGCGCTGGACGTGGCCTTCCAGTGCTCGCCGGACCACCCGTACGTGAAGGAGCATCCGGAGTGGTTCCAGCACCGCCCGGACGGCACCATCAAGACGGCGGAGAACCCGCCCAAGCGCTACGAGGACATCGTCAACTTCGACTGGATGGGCCCTGGCCGCGAGGCGCTCTGGGCGGAGCTCGAGTCCGTCGTCGTCCACTGGGTGAAGCAGGGAGTGCGCACCTTCCGGGTGGACAACCCGCACACCAAGCCGATGCAGTTCTGGGAGTGGCTCATCCGCCGCGTCCAGGACGCGTACCCGGACGTCATCTTCCTCTCCGAGGCCTTCACCCGCCCCAAGGTCATGAAGGCCCTGGCCAAGGTGGGCTTCACCCAGTCGTATACCTACTTCACCTGGCGCAACTTCAAGGGCGAGCTCCAGGAGTACCTGGAGGAGCTCACCCACCCGCCAGTGTCCGACTACTTCCGCGGCAACTTCTGGCCCAACACGCCGGACATCCTCCCGGAGATGCTGCAGAACGCCGGGCCCGGCGCCTTCCGCCTCCGCGCGGCGCTGGCGGCCACGCTGTCCTCCGTCTGGGGCATGTACTGCGGCTTCGAGCTCTGCGAGGGCCGCCCGCTGCCGGGCAAGGAGGAGTACATCGACTCGGAGAAGTACCAGCTCGTCGCGTGGGACCTGGATCGGCCCGGCAACATCAAGGACTGGATTGCGCGCCTCAACACCGCGCGCGCCACCCATCCCGCACTGCGCTACTACGACACGCTCGAGTTCTTCGAGTCGAACAACGAGCGCATCCTATTCTACGGCAAGCGCTCACCGGACGGCACCAGCACGGTGCTGATGGCGGTGAGCCTGGACCCGTACTCGGCGCAGGAGGCGCTCCTGCACGTGCCCATGGAATGGCTGGGCGCGCGTCCGGAGGAGACGTACCAGGTGCACGAGCTGATGTCGGACCAGCGCTCGCTCTGGCAGGGTCCTGACGTGCAGGTACGACTCACGCCCGAGCAGCCCGCGGCCCTCTGGGCCGTCTACCGCTACCGCCGTACCGAGCAGGCGTTCGACTACTACGAGTGACACCCGAGAGGCGTATGGAACTGGATCCCCTCTGGTACAAGAAGGCCCTCATCTACGAGCTGCACCTCCGCGCATTCCACGACTCCAACGGCGACGGCCACGGGGACATCCCGGGCCTGATTGAGAAGCTGCCGTACCTGCAGGACCTGGGCATCGACTGCATCTGGCTGCTGCCGCACTACCCCTCGCCGCTGCGAGACGACGGGTACGACATCGCGGACTTCTACGGCATCCATCCCGACTACGGCACGCTCGCGGACTTCCAGCGCCTGGTGGACGAGGCGCACAAGCGGGGGCTGCGCATCATCACCGAACTGGTCGTCAACCACACCAGCGACCAGCACCCCTGGTTCCAGGAAGCCCGCAGCGACCCGAAGAGCCCCAAGCGCGACTGGTACGTCTGGAGCGACTCGGACGAGGTCTACAAGGGCACCCGCATCATCTTCCTCGACACCGAGCGCTCCAACTGGACGTGGGATCCGGTGGCCAAGCAGTACTTCTGGCACCGCTTCTTCAGCCACCAGCCGGACCTCAACTACGACAACCCCGAAGTGCAGGAAGCCATGCTGGACGTCATGCGCTTCTGGCTGAACATGGGCGTGGACGGGTTCCGCTGCGACGCCGTGCCCTACCTCTTCGAGCGCGAGGGCACCAACTGCGAGAACCTCCCGGAGACGCACGCCTTCCTCAAGAAGCTGCGCAAGACGATTGATTCCGAGTACCAGGGGAAGATGCTGCTCGCGGAAGCCAACCAGTGGCCCGCCGACGTGCGCGTCTACTTCGGCGAGGGCGACGAGTTCCACATGGGCTTCCACTTTCCGGTCATGCCCCGCCTCTTCATGGCCGTGCGCAAGGAGGACCGGACGCCCATCGTGGAAATCATGCAGCAGACGCCGGACATTCCGGACAACTGCCAGTGGGCCATCTTCCTGCGCAACCACGACGAGCTGACGCTGGAGATGGTGACGGACGAGGACCGGGACTACATGTACCGGGAGTACGCCACGGACCCGCGGATGCGCATCAACCTGGGCATCCGCCGCCGCCTCGCCCCGCTGATGGACAACGGCCGCAGGCGCATCGAGCTGATGCACAGCCTGCTGTTCACCCTGCCGGGCACCCCCGTCATGTACTACGGGGACGAGATAGGCATGGGCGACAACATCTACCTCGGCGACCGCAACGGCGTGCGCACGCCCATGCAGTGGACGGGTGACCGCAACGCGGGCTTCAGCCGGGCCGACTACGCGCGCCTGTATGCCCCCGTCATCGCCGACGCGGTGTATGGCTACCAGTCCATCAACGTGGAGGCGCAGGAGCGCGTGAAGTCCAGCCTCCTGCACTGGGTGAAGCGGATGATTCGCATCCGCCAGCGCTACCCTGTCTTCGCACTCGGCACCCTGCGCTTCCTGCAGACGGAGAACCGCAAGGTGCTGTCCTTCGTGCGTGAGTACGAGGGCCAGACGGTGCTGGTGGTGTGCAACCTGTCCCGCTTCTCCCAGCCGGCGGTGGTGGACCTGCGCGACTTCGAGGGACAGGTGCCGGTGGAGCTCATCGGCGAGACGCCCTTCCCCCGCATCAGCAACATGCCCTACCAGCTCTCCCTCGGACCCTTCATGTTCCTATGGTTCCGGCTGGACAAGCCGCACCAGGGAAGGAGCCTGCCGTGACGTCCTTGGACCTGACGAAGCTGCCGGAGTACCTGAAGCACCAGCGCTGGTTCAGCGGCAAGGCGTGGCCCATCAAGCATGTGAGCGTGGTGGACCACGCCGCCATGGACTTCAAGCCCTGCGCCTTCACCCTCGCCGTGGTGGAGGTGGTGTACGAATTGGGCCACCCGGAGCGCTACCTGCTGCCGGTGAAGCCCGGCGCGGAGGGCATCGCCGATGCGCTGGAGGACGACGAGTGCCTGCGCGCCCTCTTCAAGCTCATCCGCGATGGGAGCGGCGTCAGCTCCGCCTCCGGCCGCCTGGTGGGCGAGTGGATTGGGGGCCCGGACGGCCTCCTGGCCCTCCCCTCGCCGCTGACGGTGCGGCGGCTGATGGTGGAGCAGAGCAACACCTCCGTGGTGCTGGGCGAGAAGGTCATCCTCAAGATCATCCGCAAGCTCGAGGCGGGAGTGAGTCCCGAACATGAAGTGGGCCGCTTCCTCGCCACGAAGACGTCCTTCAGGGCCACGCCCACGCTGCTGGGCGCGCTGCACCTGGAGGGGGCGGCGGGGGCCACCGTCGCGGTGGCGCACCGCTTCGTCCCGGACGCGACGGACGGGTGGAAGTACACGCTGGACCGGCTGCGCCAGGAGCGGGCGCTGGGCGACCGCTTCCTCGGCGAGATGCGCGAACTGGGCATGCGGCTGGGCGATCTGCACAACGCCTTCGCCTCCGCGTCCCCGGACGACCCGGCCTTCGCCCCGGAGCCGCTCCTCCAGGAGGATCTGCAGCGCTGGAGCGCCTCCATCGTCGGCGAGCTGGGCGTGACGCTGGCGGATGCCGGCCGGCTGAACCCGGACCTGGAGAGCCGGCGCGAGTCGCTCATCGAGTACGCGAAGCGGCTGGCCCACGTGGCGCCCTCCGGGCAGAAGATCCGCATCCACGGCGACCTGCACCTGGGCCAGGTGCTGCGCGCCAATGAGCAGTGGCTCATCTTCGACTTCGAGGGGGAGCCGGCGAGGAGCTTCACGGCGCGGCGCGAGAAGTACAGCGCGCTGCGGGACGTGGCGGGGATGATTCGCTCGTTCGACTACGCGGAGGCCACGGTGGCACTGGAGGGCGGCGAGCCCCGAGGCCGCGTGGGCCCCAGCCGCACGGCCTTCCTGGAGGGCTACCGGAAGGCGACCCACGGGGCGTCCTTCCTGCCAAAGGACGACGCCACGTTCGACGTCATGCTGCGGGCGTTCGAACTGGAGAAGCTCCTCTACGAAGTGCGGTATGAGCTACAGAACCGGCCGGACTGGGTGCGCATCCCCATCCAGGCCCTGTTGCGCATGGAGGAATCCAAGTGAGGAAGCCAGCCGACAAGGCGCAGGTCGACGCGGAGCTCCAGCGCGTGGTCGAGCTGCGGCATCCAGAGCCCCACTCCATCCTGGGCATCCACCCGGACGGGGACGGCGTGGTGATTCGGGCCTTCCGGCCGGACGCCGTACACATCCACGTGCTGCCGGAGGCCGGGGGCCGCATCGCGATGACGCACCGGCTGGGCGGCGTCTTCGAAGCGCGCATCAACGGCAAGGAGCAGCCCTTCACGTACCTGCTGGAGGTGGAGTACCCCGGCAAGAAGGTCTTCCGCCTGAGAGACCCCTACAGCTACCTCCCCACCCTGGGCGAGATGGACCTGTACTACGCGGGCGAGG
This genomic stretch from Pyxidicoccus trucidator harbors:
- a CDS encoding sigma-70 family RNA polymerase sigma factor; translated protein: MAPSPPSVPRASDPAADKALLQQVALGSGAAMREVYARCGAKAFAVTLRLLPSRADAEEVLQEVFLDVWRRAREFDPDRGGLETWVTTIARTRAIDRLRSMGTAARTVEGATHQPPPVSATPQAPDEASAQGQHRKRVLAALKQLPAEQREVVELAYFEGLSQREIAERTGDPLGTVKTRARLALEKLGDLLKELAPGS
- a CDS encoding alpha-1,4-glucan--maltose-1-phosphate maltosyltransferase, whose product is MTERIGSVFIEGVKPELDAGRYAVKRVAGESLTVRADVFKEGHDVLVAVVRWRQVTPRTQQTDWREVPMRFLGNDLWEAEFPLAHNGRYQYTIEAWPDLFRTWASELKRKVDAGRDVKSELLEGAALLEGAVTRARPASEADARVLAEAAVRLRGPAEPELIAVALAPELAAIASTYPDRTLAKRYDKVLDVFADREKARFGAWYEFFPRSAKRDGKTHATFKDAEEWLPYIQRLGFDVIYLPPIHPIGRTARKGKNNSLKAGADDVGSPWAIGATEGGHKAVHPALGTLDDFRRFVDAAQRHGIEVALDVAFQCSPDHPYVKEHPEWFQHRPDGTIKTAENPPKRYEDIVNFDWMGPGREALWAELESVVVHWVKQGVRTFRVDNPHTKPMQFWEWLIRRVQDAYPDVIFLSEAFTRPKVMKALAKVGFTQSYTYFTWRNFKGELQEYLEELTHPPVSDYFRGNFWPNTPDILPEMLQNAGPGAFRLRAALAATLSSVWGMYCGFELCEGRPLPGKEEYIDSEKYQLVAWDLDRPGNIKDWIARLNTARATHPALRYYDTLEFFESNNERILFYGKRSPDGTSTVLMAVSLDPYSAQEALLHVPMEWLGARPEETYQVHELMSDQRSLWQGPDVQVRLTPEQPAALWAVYRYRRTEQAFDYYE
- the treS gene encoding maltose alpha-D-glucosyltransferase, with the protein product MELDPLWYKKALIYELHLRAFHDSNGDGHGDIPGLIEKLPYLQDLGIDCIWLLPHYPSPLRDDGYDIADFYGIHPDYGTLADFQRLVDEAHKRGLRIITELVVNHTSDQHPWFQEARSDPKSPKRDWYVWSDSDEVYKGTRIIFLDTERSNWTWDPVAKQYFWHRFFSHQPDLNYDNPEVQEAMLDVMRFWLNMGVDGFRCDAVPYLFEREGTNCENLPETHAFLKKLRKTIDSEYQGKMLLAEANQWPADVRVYFGEGDEFHMGFHFPVMPRLFMAVRKEDRTPIVEIMQQTPDIPDNCQWAIFLRNHDELTLEMVTDEDRDYMYREYATDPRMRINLGIRRRLAPLMDNGRRRIELMHSLLFTLPGTPVMYYGDEIGMGDNIYLGDRNGVRTPMQWTGDRNAGFSRADYARLYAPVIADAVYGYQSINVEAQERVKSSLLHWVKRMIRIRQRYPVFALGTLRFLQTENRKVLSFVREYEGQTVLVVCNLSRFSQPAVVDLRDFEGQVPVELIGETPFPRISNMPYQLSLGPFMFLWFRLDKPHQGRSLP
- a CDS encoding phosphotransferase, producing the protein MTSLDLTKLPEYLKHQRWFSGKAWPIKHVSVVDHAAMDFKPCAFTLAVVEVVYELGHPERYLLPVKPGAEGIADALEDDECLRALFKLIRDGSGVSSASGRLVGEWIGGPDGLLALPSPLTVRRLMVEQSNTSVVLGEKVILKIIRKLEAGVSPEHEVGRFLATKTSFRATPTLLGALHLEGAAGATVAVAHRFVPDATDGWKYTLDRLRQERALGDRFLGEMRELGMRLGDLHNAFASASPDDPAFAPEPLLQEDLQRWSASIVGELGVTLADAGRLNPDLESRRESLIEYAKRLAHVAPSGQKIRIHGDLHLGQVLRANEQWLIFDFEGEPARSFTARREKYSALRDVAGMIRSFDYAEATVALEGGEPRGRVGPSRTAFLEGYRKATHGASFLPKDDATFDVMLRAFELEKLLYEVRYELQNRPDWVRIPIQALLRMEESK